Below is a window of Ammoniphilus sp. CFH 90114 DNA.
GGCTATTTCGCCTATCCTATACATCGTCCCAAAGCTACCACCTCCTTGCCTGTCTATTTTTATTTTATCAATTCTCATTCTGTACAGTCAAACGTTATGGTGGTAATTTTTCCTTCGTACTATTACATACGATACAGGATGCTGGAGGTTTCGTAAAAAATGAAAAAATCTCGCCTCCCTTCTCCTTGTTGGATCTGAAAAGAGGCAAGATTTTTCAGGATTACTTACGATCACGCAGCATTTTAAAGTCTTTTTCTAGATTCTTAATCGTTTTACCTTCCGATTCGATACTATCTCGGTGGAGGATAGCGACTCGTTCATACCATTCCGGGTCGGAGCTCGCCTGCAAGCGATAATTCGGCATTTGTTCTTTCATCTTCTGTTCTAGCTTCATCTGAGCTTCTAATGGGTCCACATTCGGTTTTACTTTATAGCCCATTAGCGCTTCCTTTCCGAATACGACGATAACCGGTTCACTTACTTCAGGCACTTCTTCAATCATTTCTTGCATCTTGAGAGAAGCCGAATGGTTGAAGGTCCTCACCCTTTCCTCTCCAGCACCTCGCACGGTCGTTTGAGCTTGTTGCTCATTTTGAGTTTTAGCCTTTTTCTCATCTCCGCCTTTTGCTTGTTCCTTATCTTTGCCACAGCCTGCGATGGAAGCAGCCATGATCACAGACAAAAAAACATAAACGATTCTTGGCATGTCCATATACCTCCTATCATGAATTGAAAATATCTGTATTCTCTATTGTTTCGTAGGTTCAGGCTTCCTATGTAAATAAAAATTTTATAGGCGAGTCACCAATTTTCGAGTTCTCAATATCATGTAATTGTGATGAAAAAAGTGAGGTGACGCTATGGCGGTGATTAAAGCCCGAGAAGAGGACGTAAAGTTATTAGCTAGGTTGATGAGGGCCGAGGCCGAAGGAGAAGGCGAACAAGGGATGCTCATGGTGGGCAACGTCAGTGTGAACCGGGTTCGCAGTGCCTGTCTTGACTTTAAAGATATTCGGACCATCCCGCAGATGGTCTATCAGAAGCCAGGTGGCTATGAAGCAGTGGATAAACCTTACTTCTACCAAAAAGCCCGCGACAGTGAACTACGACTCGCCCGCCGACTTATTAAGGGAGAAAGATTGCATCCCGCTGAATTTAGCTTATGGTTCTTCAAACCGACAGGGGCATGTCCGCCACAATGGTGGAACCAATGGAATGTTGGTCGATACAAATCGCATTGTTTCTATAAGCCAACCGGCCAAGATTGTCCAGACGTTTATAATGCATATTAAGGAGTGACTGATACATGCAGGAGTTTAATAGCGAAGAGTACACAAATAGCCGTCAAACGGCAGTAAGTCCACATGGAATGTATGGATACGGAACAGGAATGCCTAAGCCTACACCTATGCCTATGCCGTTTCCTCAGCAACCTATGCTTCCTACCCAACAAGCGTTTGGCTTTCCTGGTCAACCTTTCGCACCCACACCGGTTTTTCCACCACAAGCTGCCGGTGCTATGATTCCAGGAACCATGGCTGCTCCTACGGCGCCTACAATCCCTGGTATGCTTCCATTAGAGCAATCCTATATCGAGAACATTCTTAGACTTAACCGTGGCAAGGTAGGAACCTTCTATTTTACCTATGAGAATAACAACCAATGGAATGCCAAGGTATACCGCGGTGTGATTGAAGCTGCTGGACGTGACCATATTATTCTAAGTGACCCTCAGACCGGAGCAAGATATCTGCTTCTTATGGTGAATTTCGACTACGCTACCTTCGACAGTGAACTCAACTATGAATATCCTTTCGGCGGCGGTACGTATGGTGGGGTTAGTCCTGTTCCTACAACGGCTACACCTAGATAAATAACATAAAAAAGGATCCTGATCTACGATTTCCTATACATAGATCAGGATCTTTTTTTATCTTTCCTCAAGGGTCTCGGTGACTTCCCACCCTTCCGCCATGAGGATTTCGAAAAGGGTTAGGGTGGCAGGGGTTAAGATAAATTCCTGTTCCTCTATCGAGCCGTCGTCTTTTTCTAATTTCATAATATACTTCGCGTACATCCTTTTTCTCCCCTCTTTTTATGTCTGTCCCACTTAGTGAACAAGGCCCTCCAATACCCACTCATGGGCTGTATCATGGTATAACAAGTCAAGGTGACCCAACGGCAAGACCGTTTTTCGTTTAACTTGATCTTGGGTTCGTACGATCCCTTCACTATACAGAGCGCTTTCCACAAAAACGAGTCCATCGCTAGGACCATCCCACTCTGTACAATAGCCTTTTATCAGAGGGTGTCCGCCAGCCAGCATATGAAGTTCAATATCTCGATCTATTGGGGATTGTAGCAATTTCTCCATATAATTTCCACCTTCTTCTATGGCGGTTTCAATGCCTCGGGAGTGGATGAGCCAATTTTGTCCTCCGTGATACAAAGTTTGTGCCGTTAGCTGGATGGGATAGCGATCATCCCAGCGGTATAAGAGCTGGGACAGCCCAGGGAAGGCCCCTCCTTCTCTGTATATACTATGCGGGGTGGTATTGATGTATTGCCCGAACCAGAGCATGGAATCTACTGCTAAGGGAGCGCTTGTTTGCGTAGACTTCACCCACCAATTGGGCAGCAGGTGACGAAAGGGGTAATCCATTCCACGGTTTGGGGTTCCAAGGAGGATGACCTTTTCGATCTGCCCTTCAACAGCGGCGTCAAAGGACGCCCCCATACCCGCTAAGTAGCTCAAAGCGACAATCCCGCCCTTGCTGTGAGCGACGAGGTCTAGGCGATCGCTCTGAGAAAGTTCTTGAATGCGTTTGACGACATTAGATAATTGTATCGCTTGAAGCATATTATCCCCATGCGGGTGAGCAAACGTGACAGCAAAGACGGATCGTCCCGCGGTATGTAGGGCGTATAATAATCCTTTCTGCTTCGTGAAGCCCTCGGCCCAAGCGACATTAGCATCATGACTTGCTCCGTGAACGAGTAAGACAGGATTCTCAAGCGAAGGCTGATCCGCTGCCAAATGATGGAGTAAAACATCGCGAGAATGCGGTGTAGAGGTCCCGAAGTATTGGACGATCTCTGGATCCTTGCCTTCTGTTGAAGAGATAAATTTTTCTTGGATTAAGCAGCTTTGTTGACCTTGAATTCTCTCTGTCCAAGACCAGTTGCGGCAATCGTCATGTCTTGAGACAACCTTATAGGGTTTATTCGAATCGTAAGCCATCCTTCTCCATCCCTCTTTTTGTAATGATCACTTGTCCTCTCCAGTTATGCCCCCAACAGGAGTTGTCCATAATACTGATACAAAAAATCCATAGAGGGTGGATTTCCTTCCAGAGAAGAATCGTATATAATGTTTTAAATATATAGAACCAAGTGTTACCGAACAGGTAGACAGGATGGAGGAAGAAGAAATGAGAAAGTGGAATATGAATGAAAAGAGAGCAAGATTGCTTATATCATGCGTAGATCGCCCGGGTATCGTAGCAGCTGTTTCCCGTTTTTTATTAGAACATGGAGCTAATATTGTTCAATCCGATCAATATACAACCGATCCTGTGCGAGGAATGTTCTTTATGAGAATTGTCTTTGATCTTGAGGATGTTGACCGTTCTCTGCAATTAATAGAAGAGCAGTTTGCCCAAGTTGCAGAACAGTTTGATATGAATTGGCATATTTCTGCTGAGAAAAAAATCAAGAGAATGGCGATCTTTGTTTCGAAGGAAGATCATTGTTTGATGGAGTTGCTATGGCGTTGGAAGGCTGGTGAACTGCCAGTGGAGATTTCGATGGTGATTAGCAACTATGAAGATTCACGGGAAGCGGTTGAAGCCTACGGTATTCCTTACTTTTGTGTTCCCGTGACACCGAACACGAAAAAGGACGCTGAACAAAAGGCTCTCTATCTCATGAGAGATAAAGTAGACTTTATCGTTTTGGCCAGATATATGCAGATTTTATCTTCAGATTTTGTATCCGAGTATCATCACCGAATTATTAATATCCATCACTCCTTCCTGCCGGCTTTCATTGGAGCGAATCCTTATAAGAGAGCTTTTGAGCGAGGGGTAAAATTAATTGGTGCGACGGCTCACTATGTGACGAATGATTTGGATGAAGGTCCAATTATTGAACAGGATGTTCTTCGTGTAAACCATCGCTATACGGTTGAAGAACTAAAGGTCGTAGGACGTCAAGCTGAGCGTATTGCCTTGGCCAAAGCGGTATCTTGGCATATCCAGGACAAAGTGCTCGTGCACGAAAATAAAACCGTCGTATTCGACTAATGTATAGAGACATCCCTCTCGTTTCGTGGTAATCTAGACCTAGATTAAAGGGGGAAGTAACGAAATGACAATGGGAGTGTCGGGGGCATCGAGTCAACTGCCTATAAGTACCAATGGTGTGAAGAGTCAAGGATCAACAGGAGAAGCTCCTGAATCCTCTACGTTTCAGGAATTAGTGGACAAGCACTTAGATGAGATTGGACGCGCTCAAGTAGCTTTTGACCAATATAGAAAGCAAGGTCGTCACGACTTAGCCGGCGGAGCCCATCAATGGGCACAGAAGCAGCGGGTTGCTCTTCAACATCTAGGACTTCAGCCGGAGCTTTATCAAGTAGGCGTCGATTTATCCCAACGTTTCACTAATCAATATCCTGCCGAAGTGGCCACATCCTATGACCCGGCTCAGCAGGGAAGAATCCTTCGGGCGGATCATCAGTTGTGGATGGAGAAAGTAAATCAAGCGTATGGGAATTCATCTTTTGTTCCTGTTTCTACAGCAACTCCGACTGTCGAGCCGACTCCTGCTGTAGTTCAGCTGAAATCACCTGAGGTGGTTACGGAACCGAGCAAGATATCGCCACCTCCACCTCCACCTGTTGAGCAGAAGCCCTTAGTCAAGAAGGAGGGCCCTCTGAACACGGCCCCACCTAAGGTGAAAGACTATATCGAGAGAGTCGCGAAAGAAGTCAATGTGGATCCGAACCTATTGGCGGCTATTGCCCATAATGAATCTGGATTTCGTTTAAGTGCACGAAGTTCGGCGGGGGCCATTGGGCTATTTCAACTTATGCCAAGTACAGCGAAGGAATTAGGGGTGAACCCCCATGATCCCTATCAGAATGTATTGGGTGGAGCCAAATATATCAAGGATAAAATTGCGAAATATGATGGGGATATTAGACTAGCCCTAGCTGCTTACAATGCCGGTCCGGGGAATGTTGACCGCGCCATCAAGAAGGCAGGTAATGTCAAAGATTGGGATGTTGTACAAGCTTACTTGCCAAGGGAAACGCAACGATTTGTACCGAAGGTTTTGCGTTCTTATACATAAGAAGAGGGAGCTCATGAGAGTTCCCTCTTCTTGCATTAGGTATGGGCTTGCGCCAGCCAGCCAATGATTCTATGATTGATTTGCTCTTCGGGTAGATTAGAGAACACTTGGTGCTCGTCTACGAGGTCATATAAACGCTCCATCGGTTCCCTCGCATCTTCCTTTTTCTTCTTTTTATCCTGTAAATCTGACCAGATCGTCTGAACCGTGTTATAGGGATGAAGATCATGTCCCTTAAAGAAGTGAGTGAGCCGTTCTACATCCTCTAAGTAGGCTTGTCCTAATCGCCCCTCCACCGTGTTGTTTAACAAGGCGATCTCCGCTTCATACATAGGGCGAACCGCGTTCTTATCCTTCCCTACCCAAGGGGTCTCGAGAATAATGGGTTTTCCTTGTGCCGCTTTATGGTGGACGATGTTTCGAATCGCCTGATAGCCAATTAAGCCAGAACCAAGGGGAGCATGGCGGTCTTTGGCTGCACCTCGGAAGTTTTTACTGTCATTAATATGGAATACGGCAAGACGATCTAGGCCAATCAACCGATCGAAATCATCCATGACCTGATCAAAGTCTCCCACAATATCATATCCAGCGTCATGGGTATGGCAGGTATCAAAACACACCGCTAATTTATCGTTATGTTTTACCTTTTCGATAATGGAAGCCAGCTCTTCAAAGTTTCTCCCGATCTCGGTTCCCTTCCCTGCCATCG
It encodes the following:
- the purU gene encoding formyltetrahydrofolate deformylase, translated to MRKWNMNEKRARLLISCVDRPGIVAAVSRFLLEHGANIVQSDQYTTDPVRGMFFMRIVFDLEDVDRSLQLIEEQFAQVAEQFDMNWHISAEKKIKRMAIFVSKEDHCLMELLWRWKAGELPVEISMVISNYEDSREAVEAYGIPYFCVPVTPNTKKDAEQKALYLMRDKVDFIVLARYMQILSSDFVSEYHHRIINIHHSFLPAFIGANPYKRAFERGVKLIGATAHYVTNDLDEGPIIEQDVLRVNHRYTVEELKVVGRQAERIALAKAVSWHIQDKVLVHENKTVVFD
- a CDS encoding cell wall hydrolase, whose product is MAVIKAREEDVKLLARLMRAEAEGEGEQGMLMVGNVSVNRVRSACLDFKDIRTIPQMVYQKPGGYEAVDKPYFYQKARDSELRLARRLIKGERLHPAEFSLWFFKPTGACPPQWWNQWNVGRYKSHCFYKPTGQDCPDVYNAY
- a CDS encoding deoxyribonuclease IV produces the protein MLKIGSHVSFSKTGLLNATEEALSYGATSFMVYTGAPQNTRRKPMEDLYIEEGRALMARHGIEDIVVHAPYIINLASYKEDTFELAVNFLREEIKRTAYMGVKYIVLHPGAYTDKDPEYGIARIAEGLNEVLEPHQDVHIALETMAGKGTEIGRNFEELASIIEKVKHNDKLAVCFDTCHTHDAGYDIVGDFDQVMDDFDRLIGLDRLAVFHINDSKNFRGAAKDRHAPLGSGLIGYQAIRNIVHHKAAQGKPIILETPWVGKDKNAVRPMYEAEIALLNNTVEGRLGQAYLEDVERLTHFFKGHDLHPYNTVQTIWSDLQDKKKKKEDAREPMERLYDLVDEHQVFSNLPEEQINHRIIGWLAQAHT
- the gerQ gene encoding spore coat protein GerQ, with product MQEFNSEEYTNSRQTAVSPHGMYGYGTGMPKPTPMPMPFPQQPMLPTQQAFGFPGQPFAPTPVFPPQAAGAMIPGTMAAPTAPTIPGMLPLEQSYIENILRLNRGKVGTFYFTYENNNQWNAKVYRGVIEAAGRDHIILSDPQTGARYLLLMVNFDYATFDSELNYEYPFGGGTYGGVSPVPTTATPR
- a CDS encoding YhcN/YlaJ family sporulation lipoprotein — its product is MPRIVYVFLSVIMAASIAGCGKDKEQAKGGDEKKAKTQNEQQAQTTVRGAGEERVRTFNHSASLKMQEMIEEVPEVSEPVIVVFGKEALMGYKVKPNVDPLEAQMKLEQKMKEQMPNYRLQASSDPEWYERVAILHRDSIESEGKTIKNLEKDFKMLRDRK
- a CDS encoding lytic transglycosylase domain-containing protein, producing MTMGVSGASSQLPISTNGVKSQGSTGEAPESSTFQELVDKHLDEIGRAQVAFDQYRKQGRHDLAGGAHQWAQKQRVALQHLGLQPELYQVGVDLSQRFTNQYPAEVATSYDPAQQGRILRADHQLWMEKVNQAYGNSSFVPVSTATPTVEPTPAVVQLKSPEVVTEPSKISPPPPPPVEQKPLVKKEGPLNTAPPKVKDYIERVAKEVNVDPNLLAAIAHNESGFRLSARSSAGAIGLFQLMPSTAKELGVNPHDPYQNVLGGAKYIKDKIAKYDGDIRLALAAYNAGPGNVDRAIKKAGNVKDWDVVQAYLPRETQRFVPKVLRSYT
- a CDS encoding triacylglycerol lipase, coding for MAYDSNKPYKVVSRHDDCRNWSWTERIQGQQSCLIQEKFISSTEGKDPEIVQYFGTSTPHSRDVLLHHLAADQPSLENPVLLVHGASHDANVAWAEGFTKQKGLLYALHTAGRSVFAVTFAHPHGDNMLQAIQLSNVVKRIQELSQSDRLDLVAHSKGGIVALSYLAGMGASFDAAVEGQIEKVILLGTPNRGMDYPFRHLLPNWWVKSTQTSAPLAVDSMLWFGQYINTTPHSIYREGGAFPGLSQLLYRWDDRYPIQLTAQTLYHGGQNWLIHSRGIETAIEEGGNYMEKLLQSPIDRDIELHMLAGGHPLIKGYCTEWDGPSDGLVFVESALYSEGIVRTQDQVKRKTVLPLGHLDLLYHDTAHEWVLEGLVH